A single window of Kitasatospora sp. HUAS MG31 DNA harbors:
- a CDS encoding enhanced serine sensitivity protein SseB C-terminal domain-containing protein, translated as MGFPVGGAAPEGGSWPANELEQVLTAALGDPGATPRVIEVLARSQVWIPLPAGADPQGGSLDLPTLELGGAPYVPVFSSQEQFLQHAPGMAFAIAPMWEFARGLPLGIGIAVNPEAPVGIPVPPEGVGELRRGPRGDRWSGDGGAPGEGGEAVPEGARVALKEPSAHQEPFAFLAAATTELAALPGVLTARRALAKVEGEATLLYVGVQLDPQAPAEPAAVNEALGRALGTAPPSWGVHLVLLDLVEDPVVDWLLTQVPPFYVRP; from the coding sequence ATGGGCTTCCCGGTGGGTGGTGCGGCGCCCGAGGGCGGGAGCTGGCCGGCCAACGAGCTGGAGCAGGTGCTCACCGCGGCGCTCGGTGACCCGGGCGCGACGCCCCGGGTGATCGAGGTGCTGGCGCGCAGCCAGGTGTGGATCCCGCTGCCGGCGGGCGCGGACCCGCAGGGCGGTTCGCTGGACCTGCCCACGCTGGAGCTGGGCGGCGCCCCGTACGTCCCGGTGTTCTCCTCCCAGGAGCAGTTCCTGCAGCACGCGCCCGGGATGGCCTTCGCGATCGCGCCGATGTGGGAGTTCGCCCGCGGGCTGCCGCTGGGCATCGGGATCGCGGTCAACCCGGAGGCGCCGGTGGGCATCCCGGTGCCCCCCGAGGGTGTCGGCGAGCTGCGCCGCGGCCCGCGCGGGGACCGCTGGTCCGGCGACGGCGGCGCGCCCGGTGAGGGCGGCGAGGCGGTCCCCGAGGGGGCCCGGGTGGCCCTCAAGGAGCCCTCCGCGCACCAGGAGCCGTTCGCCTTCCTCGCTGCCGCTACCACAGAACTCGCGGCGCTGCCAGGAGTGTTGACGGCACGTCGGGCGCTGGCCAAGGTGGAGGGCGAGGCCACTCTGCTGTACGTGGGCGTCCAGCTCGACCCCCAGGCCCCCGCCGAGCCCGCCGCGGTGAACGAGGCGCTCGGCCGGGCCCTCGGAACCGCGCCGCCGAGCTGGGGCGTCCACCTGGTGCTGCTCGACCTGGTCGAGGACCCGGTGGTCGACTGGCTGCTCACCCAGGTGCCGCCGTTCTACGTCCGGCCCTGA
- a CDS encoding ABC transporter permease, which produces MLVYFIRRLVNVVAMLLVVAAVTFGIFFMVPKLTGTDPALLYVGKIADAAAVEGIRHKMGLDKSIVEQFLLFLQGLFAGRDYSTGVDVTHCAAPCFGYSFKTEQEVWPVLIDRLGVTASLAVGAAVLWLVFGTLTGVVSALKRRTLLDRFTMTTALAGVSLPIYFTGMLASAIFVYQLGWFPHDYVEFAVDPVAWFQNLVLPWITLAFLYAATYARLTRATLLEVLGEDYIRTARAKGLGERTVIGKHAMRSTLTPILTVFGMDLGGLIGGAVLTESTFNFRGLGYEAVAAISSSDLPVIMGVTLFAGFFIILANLLVDVLYAVVDPRVRLS; this is translated from the coding sequence GTGCTCGTGTATTTCATCCGACGGCTCGTGAACGTCGTCGCCATGCTCCTGGTGGTCGCCGCGGTCACCTTCGGCATCTTCTTCATGGTGCCGAAACTGACCGGCACCGACCCGGCCCTGCTCTACGTCGGCAAGATCGCCGACGCGGCCGCGGTCGAGGGCATCCGCCACAAGATGGGCCTCGACAAGTCGATCGTCGAGCAGTTCCTGCTCTTCCTCCAGGGCCTGTTCGCCGGGCGCGACTACAGCACCGGTGTGGACGTCACGCACTGCGCCGCCCCGTGCTTCGGCTACTCCTTCAAGACCGAGCAGGAGGTGTGGCCCGTCCTGATCGACCGGCTCGGCGTCACCGCCTCGCTCGCCGTCGGCGCCGCCGTCCTGTGGCTGGTGTTCGGCACCCTGACCGGCGTGGTCTCCGCCCTCAAGCGGCGCACCCTGCTGGACCGGTTCACGATGACCACGGCCCTCGCCGGCGTCTCGCTGCCGATCTACTTCACCGGCATGCTGGCCAGCGCGATCTTCGTGTACCAGCTCGGCTGGTTCCCGCACGACTACGTCGAGTTCGCGGTGGACCCGGTCGCCTGGTTCCAGAACCTGGTGCTGCCGTGGATCACCCTGGCGTTCCTGTACGCCGCCACCTACGCCCGGCTCACCCGCGCCACCCTGCTGGAGGTGCTCGGCGAGGACTACATCCGCACCGCCCGGGCCAAGGGCCTCGGCGAGCGCACGGTCATCGGCAAGCACGCCATGCGCTCCACCCTGACGCCGATCCTCACCGTCTTCGGCATGGACCTCGGCGGACTGATCGGCGGCGCGGTGCTCACCGAGTCCACGTTCAACTTCCGCGGCCTCGGCTACGAGGCGGTCGCCGCGATCAGCTCCAGCGACCTCCCGGTGATCATGGGCGTGACGCTCTTCGCCGGTTTCTTCATCATCCTGGCCAACCTGCTGGTCGATGTTCTCTACGCCGTTGTCGATCCCCGGGTGAGGCTGTCATGA
- a CDS encoding enhanced serine sensitivity protein SseB C-terminal domain-containing protein has product MTGASGDPGAIERALREVAPERFEAYETLLRALAEGRVWMLLWHGTPGSPDAQYGNMEVGGHGYAPCVTSPEQLAASGWARGHEVITGLEIAAALYRTRWGLWLDPHVPGGGVGIPWADLRRIAVGLDRLPAGPLRLGEPQVQAAQFYGVLERQAGEVRPLRSLRRVWVQPALGEPYLAIGLDLYDTSPPAVEAARALVQRAAVHAPEGLAVSTVLMADEFDPVAMWLWANARPIFDREAHFGRPQGAPQPAPQPAPYPAYGYPVPGQGGPATHAPGPHTQAPGAQPPQGWPQQPWQGYPGR; this is encoded by the coding sequence GTGACGGGAGCATCGGGCGACCCGGGCGCGATCGAGCGCGCCCTCAGAGAGGTCGCACCGGAGCGTTTCGAGGCCTACGAGACGCTGCTGCGCGCTCTCGCCGAGGGTCGGGTCTGGATGCTGCTCTGGCACGGCACCCCCGGCAGCCCCGACGCCCAGTACGGGAACATGGAGGTCGGCGGCCACGGCTACGCCCCCTGCGTCACCTCCCCCGAGCAGCTCGCCGCCAGCGGCTGGGCCCGCGGCCACGAGGTGATCACCGGGCTGGAGATCGCCGCCGCGCTCTACCGCACCCGCTGGGGCCTGTGGCTCGACCCGCACGTCCCCGGCGGCGGCGTGGGCATCCCCTGGGCCGACCTGCGCCGGATCGCGGTCGGCCTGGACCGGCTGCCGGCCGGCCCGCTGCGGCTCGGCGAACCCCAGGTGCAGGCCGCGCAGTTCTACGGGGTGCTGGAACGTCAGGCCGGCGAGGTCCGCCCGCTGCGCTCGCTGCGCCGGGTCTGGGTCCAACCCGCCCTGGGCGAGCCCTACCTGGCGATCGGTCTGGACCTGTACGACACCTCGCCGCCGGCCGTCGAGGCCGCCCGCGCCCTGGTCCAGCGGGCCGCCGTGCACGCCCCGGAGGGGCTGGCGGTCTCCACCGTGCTGATGGCGGACGAGTTCGACCCGGTGGCGATGTGGCTGTGGGCCAACGCCCGGCCGATCTTCGACCGCGAGGCGCACTTCGGCCGCCCGCAGGGCGCACCCCAGCCCGCGCCGCAGCCCGCCCCCTACCCGGCGTACGGCTACCCGGTGCCGGGTCAGGGCGGCCCGGCGACGCACGCCCCGGGCCCGCACACGCAGGCCCCGGGCGCCCAGCCGCCCCAGGGCTGGCCGCAGCAGCCGTGGCAGGGCTACCCGGGCCGCTGA
- a CDS encoding L-serine ammonia-lyase, with the protein MAISVFDLFSVGIGPSSSHTVGPMRAARMFARRLKSEGLLAEVTAVRAELFGSLGATGHGHGTPKAVLLGLENNSPRTVDVDRADLDVERIRAEKRIKLLGVHEIPFDPDTQLVLHRRRTLPYHANGMTLWAFGADGATLLEKTYYSVGGGFVVDEDAIGADRVKPDDTVLRYPFRTGEELLRLTRETGLSISGLMLENEKAWRSEAEIRAGLLEIWAVMQECVAAGMAREGILPGGLKVRRRAAAAARALRAEGIGPANAMEWVTLYAMAVNEENASGRRVVTAPTNGAAGIIPAVLHYYLNFIPGADEDGIVRFLLAAGAIGMLFKENASISGAEVGCQGEVGSACSMAAGGLAEVLGGTPEQVENAAEIGIEHNLGLTCDPVGGLVQIPCIERNGMASVKAVTAARMALRGDGRHHVSLDKAIKTMKETGADMKVKYKETSRGGLAVNVIEC; encoded by the coding sequence GTGGCCATCAGCGTCTTCGACCTCTTCTCCGTCGGCATCGGGCCGTCCTCCTCGCACACCGTCGGGCCGATGCGCGCGGCGCGGATGTTCGCCCGGCGCCTGAAGTCGGAGGGCCTGCTGGCGGAGGTCACCGCCGTCCGCGCCGAGCTGTTCGGCTCGCTCGGCGCCACCGGCCACGGCCACGGCACCCCGAAGGCCGTCCTGCTCGGCCTGGAGAACAACTCGCCGCGGACGGTCGACGTCGACCGGGCCGACCTGGACGTGGAGCGGATCCGCGCCGAGAAGCGGATCAAGCTCCTCGGCGTCCACGAGATCCCCTTCGACCCGGACACCCAGCTCGTCCTGCACCGCCGCCGCACCCTCCCGTACCACGCCAACGGCATGACCCTGTGGGCGTTCGGCGCCGACGGCGCCACCCTGCTGGAGAAGACCTACTACTCGGTCGGCGGCGGCTTCGTCGTCGACGAGGACGCGATCGGCGCGGACCGGGTCAAGCCCGACGACACCGTGCTGCGCTACCCCTTCCGCACCGGCGAGGAGCTGCTGCGGCTCACCCGGGAGACCGGCCTGTCCATCTCCGGCCTGATGCTGGAGAACGAGAAGGCCTGGCGCAGCGAGGCGGAGATCCGGGCCGGGCTGCTGGAGATCTGGGCCGTGATGCAGGAGTGCGTGGCGGCCGGCATGGCCCGCGAGGGCATCCTGCCGGGCGGCCTGAAGGTCCGCCGCCGGGCCGCCGCGGCCGCCCGCGCGCTGCGCGCCGAGGGCATCGGCCCGGCCAACGCGATGGAGTGGGTCACCCTCTACGCGATGGCGGTGAACGAGGAGAACGCCTCCGGCCGCCGGGTGGTCACCGCCCCGACCAACGGTGCGGCCGGCATCATCCCGGCCGTCCTGCACTACTACCTCAACTTCATCCCGGGCGCGGACGAGGACGGCATCGTCCGGTTCCTGCTCGCGGCCGGCGCGATCGGCATGCTGTTCAAGGAGAACGCCTCGATCTCCGGCGCCGAGGTCGGCTGCCAGGGCGAGGTCGGCTCGGCCTGCTCGATGGCCGCCGGCGGGCTCGCCGAGGTGCTCGGCGGCACCCCCGAGCAGGTCGAGAACGCCGCCGAGATCGGCATCGAGCACAACCTGGGGCTCACCTGCGACCCGGTCGGCGGCCTGGTCCAGATCCCGTGCATCGAGCGCAACGGCATGGCCTCGGTCAAGGCCGTCACGGCGGCCCGGATGGCGCTGCGCGGCGACGGCCGGCACCACGTCTCCCTGGACAAGGCGATCAAGACCATGAAGGAGACCGGCGCCGACATGAAGGTCAAGTACAAGGAGACCTCGCGCGGCGGCCTCGCCGTCAACGTCATCGAGTGCTGA
- a CDS encoding DUF2809 domain-containing protein, which yields MLTTRTRTRALAAAAAAATVAAGLGVRALAAGDLAKYAGDALYTVLVYALVVLAAPGLRPRAAAALALAVSWAVEFLQLTGVPTELSRHSTAARLVLGSTFNAPDLLCYALAAAGCLLLHRAAGPSGGPSGGRSGGPPQGSP from the coding sequence GTGCTGACCACTCGGACGCGCACCCGGGCACTGGCCGCCGCGGCCGCGGCGGCCACCGTCGCGGCCGGGCTCGGCGTCCGGGCCCTGGCGGCCGGCGACCTTGCCAAGTACGCCGGGGACGCCCTCTACACCGTGCTGGTGTACGCGCTGGTGGTGCTGGCCGCTCCCGGGCTGCGGCCCCGGGCGGCCGCGGCCCTCGCGCTGGCGGTCAGCTGGGCGGTGGAGTTCCTCCAGCTCACCGGGGTGCCGACGGAGCTGTCCCGGCACAGTACGGCGGCCCGCCTGGTGCTGGGCTCCACCTTCAACGCCCCGGACCTGCTCTGCTACGCCCTCGCGGCGGCCGGCTGCCTGCTGCTCCACCGGGCCGCCGGCCCATCAGGTGGGCCATCAGGAGGCCGATCAGGAGGCCCTCCGCAAGGGAGCCCGTAA
- the gcvT gene encoding glycine cleavage system aminomethyltransferase GcvT, with amino-acid sequence MSLRHTALDALHRSLGATMTDFAGWDMPLRYGSEREEHLAVRTRAGLFDLSHMGEITVSGPQAGELLDHALVGFISALGVLRARYTMICREDGGILDDLIVYRTAEQEYMVVANASNAQVVLDALTERAAGFDAEVRDDRDAYALLAVQGPEANGILTSVTDADLPGLKYYALLPATVAGRQVWLARTGYTGEDGFEIFCAPADAEHLWQALTEAGADQGLVPCGLSCRDTLRLEAGMPLYGHELSTDLTPFDAGLGRVVRFDKTTNGGEFVGRKALEEAAAQAEVNPPRKLVGLVSEGKRVPRAEYTVVSADGEPIGRITSGSPSPTLGKPIAIAYVDAAHAAPGTAVAVDVRGKHEPVEVVALPFYKRAR; translated from the coding sequence ATGTCCCTCCGCCACACCGCGCTCGACGCGCTGCACCGCTCGCTCGGTGCCACCATGACCGACTTCGCCGGCTGGGACATGCCGCTGCGCTACGGCAGCGAGCGCGAGGAGCACCTCGCCGTCCGCACCCGGGCCGGCCTGTTCGACCTCTCGCACATGGGCGAGATCACCGTCTCCGGCCCGCAGGCCGGCGAGCTGCTGGACCACGCGCTGGTCGGCTTCATCTCGGCGCTCGGCGTGCTGCGCGCCCGCTACACCATGATCTGCCGCGAGGACGGCGGCATCCTGGACGACCTGATCGTGTACCGCACCGCGGAGCAGGAGTACATGGTCGTCGCCAACGCCTCCAACGCCCAGGTGGTGCTGGACGCGCTGACCGAGCGCGCGGCCGGCTTCGACGCCGAGGTCCGCGACGACCGCGACGCGTACGCGCTGCTGGCCGTCCAGGGCCCCGAGGCCAACGGCATCCTGACCTCGGTCACCGACGCCGACCTGCCCGGCCTCAAGTACTACGCGCTGCTGCCCGCCACCGTGGCCGGCCGCCAGGTCTGGCTGGCCCGGACCGGCTACACCGGCGAGGACGGCTTCGAGATCTTCTGCGCCCCCGCCGACGCCGAGCACCTGTGGCAGGCGCTCACCGAGGCCGGCGCCGACCAGGGCCTGGTCCCCTGTGGCCTGTCCTGCCGCGACACGCTGCGCCTGGAGGCCGGCATGCCGCTGTACGGCCACGAGCTGTCCACCGACCTGACCCCGTTCGACGCCGGGCTCGGCCGGGTGGTCCGCTTCGACAAGACCACCAACGGCGGCGAGTTCGTCGGCCGCAAGGCGCTGGAGGAGGCCGCCGCCCAGGCCGAGGTCAACCCCCCGCGCAAGCTGGTCGGCCTGGTGTCCGAGGGCAAGCGGGTGCCGCGCGCCGAGTACACCGTGGTCTCCGCGGACGGCGAGCCGATCGGCCGGATCACCTCCGGCTCCCCCTCCCCGACCCTGGGCAAGCCGATCGCCATCGCGTACGTGGACGCGGCCCACGCCGCCCCCGGCACCGCCGTCGCGGTCGACGTCCGCGGCAAGCACGAGCCGGTCGAGGTCGTCGCGCTGCCCTTCTACAAGCGCGCTCGCTGA
- a CDS encoding ABC transporter substrate-binding protein, with protein sequence MKRNRTLAAAALVATLALTTAACGGTKGGGTNDGASKGAAGGFNAAVDKVLNPSDKKGGTLNLWTSTDVDSLDPGRAYYASVWNYQRYYARTLLAFDGKPGKEGLKLTPDLAAAQPEVSADGKTYTFKLKNGVKFEDGSPITSKDVKYGIERIFAQDVVAGGPTYLINSLDQGQDYKGPYTDTDPAKMGLKSVETPDDTTIVFKLAKPDSSFPYLLAMGSASPVPQKSDTGSKYGDKPVSSGPYKFKTIEPGKSYELVRNENWDPATDPFRKALPDVVKLTVTSNADDMDARLLDGSIDLDFAQTGLSQAAQAKVLTDQKLKANTDNPYNGFIRYIALVPAVAPFDNEHCRKAVLYAADPTALQTARGGNSAGSIYGSMLPPNILGSDDYDPFGLTKGKPNVDKAKEELKACGKPDGFKTTIAVRSNKAKEVNSAVALQTSLKAVGIDAAVDQYDGKLLASVAGAPDVVHSKGYGLIVAGWGADFPNGAGYMQPLMDGRFITATGNSNYPETKDPEVDALFDQASAEKDPAKAAEIYKKINHKVTDSAVYLPIVADKALNYRNPRLTNVYINDAFGEVDFQALGVSDGK encoded by the coding sequence ATGAAGCGAAACAGGACGCTCGCCGCTGCCGCGCTGGTGGCCACCCTGGCCCTCACCACCGCCGCGTGCGGTGGCACCAAGGGCGGCGGCACCAACGACGGCGCGAGCAAGGGCGCGGCGGGCGGCTTCAACGCTGCCGTGGACAAGGTGCTCAACCCCTCCGACAAGAAGGGCGGCACCCTCAACCTCTGGACCAGCACCGACGTCGACTCGCTCGACCCGGGCCGCGCCTACTACGCCTCCGTCTGGAACTACCAGCGCTACTACGCCCGCACCCTGCTCGCCTTCGACGGCAAGCCGGGCAAGGAGGGTCTGAAGCTGACGCCGGACCTGGCCGCCGCCCAGCCCGAGGTCTCCGCCGACGGCAAGACCTACACCTTCAAGCTGAAGAACGGCGTCAAGTTCGAGGACGGCTCGCCGATCACCTCGAAGGACGTCAAGTACGGCATCGAGCGCATCTTCGCCCAGGACGTCGTCGCCGGCGGCCCGACCTACCTGATCAACTCCCTCGACCAGGGCCAGGACTACAAGGGCCCCTACACCGACACCGACCCCGCCAAGATGGGTCTGAAGTCGGTCGAGACCCCGGACGACACCACCATCGTCTTCAAGCTGGCCAAGCCGGACTCCTCCTTCCCGTACCTGCTCGCCATGGGCTCGGCCTCGCCCGTCCCGCAGAAGTCGGACACCGGCTCCAAGTACGGTGACAAGCCGGTCTCCTCCGGCCCGTACAAGTTCAAGACCATCGAGCCCGGCAAGTCCTACGAGCTGGTCCGCAACGAGAACTGGGACCCGGCCACCGACCCGTTCCGCAAGGCCCTGCCGGACGTGGTCAAGCTGACCGTCACCAGCAACGCGGACGACATGGACGCCCGCCTGCTCGACGGCTCGATCGACCTGGACTTCGCCCAGACCGGCCTCTCCCAGGCCGCCCAGGCCAAGGTCCTGACCGACCAGAAGCTCAAGGCCAACACGGACAACCCGTACAACGGCTTCATCCGCTACATCGCGCTGGTCCCGGCCGTCGCGCCGTTCGACAACGAGCACTGCCGCAAGGCCGTCCTGTACGCGGCCGACCCGACCGCGCTGCAGACCGCCCGCGGCGGCAACTCGGCCGGCTCGATCTACGGCTCGATGCTGCCCCCGAACATCCTCGGCTCCGACGACTACGACCCGTTCGGCCTGACCAAGGGCAAGCCGAACGTGGACAAGGCGAAGGAGGAGCTGAAGGCCTGCGGCAAGCCGGACGGCTTCAAGACCACCATCGCGGTCCGCAGCAACAAGGCCAAGGAGGTCAACTCCGCCGTCGCGCTGCAGACCTCGCTGAAGGCCGTGGGCATCGACGCCGCCGTCGACCAGTACGACGGCAAGCTGCTCGCCTCGGTGGCCGGTGCGCCGGACGTCGTGCACAGCAAGGGCTACGGCCTGATCGTCGCCGGCTGGGGCGCCGACTTCCCGAACGGCGCCGGCTACATGCAGCCCCTGATGGACGGCCGCTTCATCACCGCCACCGGCAACAGCAACTACCCGGAGACCAAGGACCCCGAGGTCGACGCGCTGTTCGACCAGGCCTCCGCCGAGAAGGACCCGGCCAAGGCGGCGGAGATCTACAAGAAGATCAACCACAAGGTCACCGACAGCGCGGTGTACCTGCCGATCGTCGCGGACAAGGCGCTCAACTACCGCAACCCGCGCCTGACCAACGTCTACATCAACGACGCCTTCGGCGAGGTGGACTTCCAGGCCCTCGGCGTCTCCGACGGCAAGTGA
- a CDS encoding ABC transporter permease, translated as MTTPIETTGSATEVPPGSPLADAPAKKIEGRSPGRIAWDRLKRDKVALAGGAVVLLLIVVAIIAPLLTSLLGHPIDEPHPDQIDPDLGLPKYPFGGMSADYLLGVDPTFGRDVFSRIVYGARISLTVAFLAAGVSVVIGVVMGAAAGYFGGWIDALISRVMEVLLAFPQLLFSIALVSVMPNSLLGLTGSGVRMAILVLVIGFFGWPYIGRIVRGQTLSLREREFVDAARSLGAGSGHIVFREMLPNLVAPIIVYTTLIIPTNILSEAALSFLGAGVKPPTPSWGQMLSDATKIYQVDPTYMVIPGLAIFITVLAFNLFGDGLRDALDPKGN; from the coding sequence ATGACCACACCCATCGAGACCACCGGCTCCGCGACCGAGGTGCCGCCCGGGTCACCGCTCGCGGACGCCCCGGCCAAGAAGATCGAGGGACGGTCGCCCGGCAGGATCGCCTGGGACCGCCTCAAGCGCGACAAGGTCGCCCTCGCGGGCGGAGCCGTGGTCCTGCTGCTGATCGTCGTGGCGATCATCGCGCCGCTGCTGACCTCCCTGCTCGGCCACCCCATCGACGAGCCGCACCCTGACCAGATCGACCCCGACCTGGGTCTCCCCAAGTACCCCTTCGGTGGTATGAGTGCGGACTACCTGCTCGGCGTCGACCCGACCTTCGGCCGCGACGTGTTCAGCCGCATCGTGTACGGTGCCCGCATCTCGCTGACCGTCGCCTTCCTGGCGGCCGGCGTCTCGGTGGTCATCGGCGTCGTGATGGGCGCGGCGGCCGGCTACTTCGGCGGCTGGATCGACGCCCTGATCAGCCGGGTCATGGAGGTGCTGCTGGCCTTCCCGCAGCTGCTGTTCTCCATCGCGCTGGTCTCGGTGATGCCCAACTCGCTGCTCGGACTGACCGGCAGCGGCGTGAGGATGGCCATCCTCGTCCTGGTCATCGGCTTCTTCGGCTGGCCCTACATCGGGCGCATCGTCAGAGGCCAGACCCTCTCCCTGCGGGAACGCGAGTTCGTGGACGCGGCCCGCAGCCTGGGCGCCGGCAGCGGCCACATCGTCTTCCGCGAGATGCTGCCCAACCTGGTGGCGCCGATCATCGTCTACACCACGCTGATCATCCCCACCAACATCCTCAGCGAGGCGGCCCTCAGCTTCCTCGGCGCCGGTGTGAAGCCGCCGACCCCGTCCTGGGGCCAGATGCTCTCCGACGCCACCAAGATCTACCAGGTGGACCCGACCTACATGGTCATCCCCGGTCTCGCGATCTTCATCACGGTGCTGGCCTTCAACCTCTTCGGTGACGGCCTGCGCGACGCGCTCGACCCCAAGGGCAACTGA
- the glyA gene encoding serine hydroxymethyltransferase, translating to MTVLNQSLHALDPEIAAAVDAELHRQQTTLEMIASENFAPVAVMEAQGSVLTNKYAEGYPGRRYYGGCEHVDVVEQIAIDRIKELFGAEHANVQPHSGAQANAAAMFALIQPGDTILGLNLAHGGHLTHGMKINFSGKLYNVVAYHVDEKTGQVDMAEVERLAKEHQPKLIIAGWSAYPRQLDFAAFRRVADEVGALLMVDMAHFAGLVAAGLHPSPVPYADVVTTTTHKTLGGPRGGVILSKAEHAKKINSAVFPGQQGGPLEHVIAAKAVAFKVAASEDFKERQRRTLEGAKILAERLLRADTVEAGVSVLSGGTDVHLVLVDLRNSELDGQQAEDRLHEVGITVNRNAVPNDPRPPMVTSGLRIGTPALATRGFQAEDFREVADVIAEALLPGFDEAKATALKARVTALAAKFPLYPEL from the coding sequence ATGACGGTTCTGAACCAGTCCCTCCACGCGCTCGACCCGGAGATCGCCGCCGCCGTCGACGCCGAGCTGCACCGCCAGCAGACCACCCTCGAAATGATCGCCTCCGAGAACTTCGCCCCCGTGGCGGTCATGGAGGCCCAGGGTTCGGTCCTGACCAACAAGTACGCCGAGGGCTACCCCGGCCGCCGCTACTACGGCGGCTGCGAGCACGTCGACGTGGTCGAGCAGATCGCCATCGACCGGATCAAGGAGCTGTTCGGCGCCGAGCACGCCAACGTCCAGCCCCACTCCGGCGCCCAGGCGAACGCCGCCGCGATGTTCGCGCTGATCCAGCCGGGCGACACCATCCTGGGCCTCAACCTGGCCCACGGCGGTCACCTGACCCACGGCATGAAGATCAACTTCTCCGGCAAGCTCTACAACGTGGTCGCCTACCACGTCGACGAGAAGACCGGCCAGGTCGACATGGCCGAGGTCGAGCGCCTCGCCAAGGAGCACCAGCCCAAGCTGATCATCGCCGGCTGGTCCGCCTACCCGCGCCAGCTGGACTTCGCCGCCTTCCGCCGCGTCGCGGACGAGGTCGGCGCCCTGCTGATGGTGGACATGGCCCACTTCGCCGGCCTGGTCGCGGCGGGCCTGCACCCCTCGCCGGTGCCGTACGCGGACGTGGTCACCACCACCACCCACAAGACCCTGGGCGGCCCGCGCGGCGGTGTCATCCTGTCCAAGGCCGAGCACGCCAAGAAGATCAACTCCGCGGTCTTCCCCGGCCAGCAGGGCGGTCCGCTGGAGCACGTGATCGCCGCCAAGGCCGTGGCCTTCAAGGTCGCCGCCTCGGAGGACTTCAAGGAGCGCCAGCGCCGCACCCTGGAGGGCGCCAAGATCCTCGCCGAGCGCCTGCTCAGGGCCGACACGGTCGAGGCCGGCGTCTCGGTGCTGTCCGGCGGCACCGACGTCCACCTGGTCCTGGTCGACCTGCGCAACAGCGAGCTGGACGGCCAGCAGGCCGAGGACCGCCTCCACGAGGTCGGCATCACGGTCAACCGCAACGCCGTCCCGAACGACCCGCGCCCGCCGATGGTCACCTCCGGCCTGCGGATCGGCACCCCGGCCCTGGCCACCCGCGGCTTCCAGGCCGAGGACTTCCGCGAGGTCGCCGACGTCATCGCCGAGGCCCTGCTGCCGGGCTTCGACGAGGCCAAGGCCACCGCGCTCAAGGCCCGCGTGACCGCGCTGGCCGCCAAGTTCCCGCTCTACCCCGAGCTGTAA
- the gcvH gene encoding glycine cleavage system protein GcvH: MSNPTHLQYTKEHEWLTAAEDGVSTVGITQHAADALGDIVYVQLPEVGDTVTAGETCGELESTKSVSDLFSPATGEVTEVNQAVIDEPALVNSEPFEGGWLFKVRVEATDEMLDADAYTALTHG, from the coding sequence ATGAGCAACCCCACGCACCTGCAGTACACCAAGGAGCACGAGTGGCTGACCGCCGCCGAGGACGGTGTCTCGACGGTCGGCATCACCCAACACGCCGCCGACGCCCTCGGTGACATCGTCTACGTGCAGCTCCCCGAGGTGGGTGACACCGTCACCGCCGGTGAGACCTGTGGTGAGCTCGAGTCCACCAAGTCGGTCAGCGACCTCTTCTCCCCCGCCACCGGCGAGGTCACCGAGGTCAACCAGGCCGTCATCGACGAGCCGGCTCTGGTGAACTCCGAGCCCTTCGAGGGCGGCTGGCTGTTCAAGGTCCGCGTCGAGGCCACCGACGAGATGCTCGACGCCGACGCGTACACCGCGCTCACCCACGGCTGA